The window CCAGGCCACTGAGCCCTGTCCACCTGGCTCTTGGGCTCCCCTGTGGTCACGCCCACAGGTTCCAACAGCAGCCGCCTCACCGCCTTCCCCCTACTCACCCCCCCTCCTACTGTGGCTCCAAGGGGCGGGCCTGGGCCCAGAGGGCGGGGCAGCCAGAGCACCTTAAAGAGCTCCCGGGCCCCCGCCCAGAGCCCAGCGCCCTGGCTCAGCCTCCCCACCATGGCCGAGACCGCCAAGCTCCAGCTGTTCATCAAGGTGCTGGGCAGACTGGGTGGGGAAAGGGGCCGGGAGACTGGGGGTTGTGCTTCCTGGGCAGGCTTGAGAGGGGTCTCAGGGCAGTAACAAAGCCCCCACCCCTGTAATGAAGCTCAGGGCCTCGGGCAGGCCACCAAGGCTGAGTAAAGTGGGGACagcctgggggggggggaatgcCACTTGGGAGCCCTCCTCTAAGTGAATGGTGTTCCCGCTCCCAGCTTGGCCCCGGGGCCTAGCTAAACTCTCCTGGAGGAAAGTCCCTGGTGGGAAGGGCCCCTGAAATGGTCCTCAGAGTTGGGGTCAGTGCGGCGGGAGGGGCAGGCCCAGGCAGCCCCCTTGACCCTCAGGCCAGCCAGTGTGTTCAGGGCCTGTGCAGGAGCTGTCAGCCTCTGGCCCCTGCCCACCCTTGAGGTGCTGGGAGTTAGTGCGGTGCCAGCCACGGAGCCCAGTTTGGTGGAGTGAATCACCGAGGAAACAGCTCACCgggcccaccccacccctgtgaCCTGCCTGCTGGGCCCAGAGCCCAGGGACCGGCCTCGGCCCAGGCTTTGCAGAGGATGGAGGGCCCAGGCTGTGGTCTCACCCCAGCCCTGGGCCTCTCTCCACTGCTCAGGGCCCAAGTCAAGGGCCCTCACCACTCTCTTGGCAGCCCTGGCCTTGCTCCAGTCCCCACTGGCCGCGGGAGGCACTTCCCACCCAGCCTGTGGCCAGACTCCCAGGTCGGCTCCTGGCCCTGACGCCCTCCTCCCGCCAACCCCAGGCCAGCGAGGACGGCGAGAGCGTGGGGCACTGCCCTTCCTGCCAGCGCCTCTTCATGATCCTGCTCCTCAAAGGTGTGCCCTTTACGCTCACCACTGTGGACACACGGAGGTGAGGCTGCCACCTGGGACATGCCAGCCCCAGCCGGGGAGCCCCTGCCAGAGCCCTCACGGCCTGCCTCACACCCCCAGGTCCCCTGATGTGCTGAAGGACTTCGCCCCCGGCTCGCAGCTGCCTATCCTGCTCTACGACGGCGAGGCCAAGACAGACACATTGCAAATAGAAGAATTCCTGGAGGAGACCCTGGGGCCCCCGGAGTGAGGGCGGCAGGGAGAGAGGGGCAAAGATGGGTCCAGAGAAAACAACCCGCACAGCctgggtgggggtgcctgggggCGCTGAGAGGGTGGGCAGCCCCCTAGGAATGTGACGCAAGGCCCGCCCCCATCCCCCTCGCAGTTTCCCCAGCCTGGCGCCCCGCTACCGGGAGTCCACCACGGCAGGCAACGACGTCTTCCACAGGTTTTCTGCGTTCATCAAGAACCCGGTGCCGGCGCAGGATGATGGTGAGGTAACGGGGAACAGGGCTGGGAGAGCAGCCCCGGGCCTGGTCCTCACCgcaccctccacccccagccctgtaCCAGCTCCTGCTGCGCGCCCTCGCCAAGCTGGACGGCTACCTGCGCGCGCCCCTGGAGCACGAGCTTGCGCGTGAGCCGCAGCTACGTGAGTCCCGCCGCCGCTTCCTGGACGGCGACCAACTCACGCTGGCTGACTGCGGCCTGCTGCCCAAGCTGCACGTCGTGGATGTGAGTCAGGGCGCAGGGCGGCGGGCTGGGCACCGCGGAGGGTCTGCGCAAGGCCGTGACCCGCGCCCCTTGCCCGCAGACGGTGTGCGCGCACTTCCGCCAGGCGCCTGTCCCCACCGAACTGCGCGGTGTCCGCCGCTACCTGGAGAGCGCGCTGCAGGAGAAGGAGTTCAAGTACACGTGTCCTCACAGCGCCGAGATCCTGGCGGCCTACAGGCCCGCTGTGCACCCCCGCTAGCCACGCAGCACCAGCTTCTCTGCCCTGGGTGCGCTGGCCCAACATCTGAGGGACCAGAGGCCCTGAGATGACTGCTGCCCAAGCCTCCTGCGTGGGACAGTCACCTCAAGATGACCTACCCAGAATGCAAGGACAGGAGAGGCCATTGGTTGGGGAGAGCCCTCCACAGCCCCCTAGGCTCTCCATCAAGCAAACACACAGACTTGGGGCCTCTTGCATCCATCTGGGCTGTGACAAAAATTGCAAGGACCGGATTGGGCTCCCAAACCAGTCAGgccagggcagggtggggaggcaggagggTGAAGGTGGGTGAGGAGCAGAGGCCCAGCCCCAGACACATCAGGGCTCACGGCCAGGTGGGCGGGAGCTGCCCCCCATCTTGGGGAGGGGACTGGATGGGTCAAACATGTTACCACATAGAACCTACACACTGGGTGCATttacttgtgtgtatgtgtgtgtgtgtgctcacgtGGCTATGgccctgctggggtgtggtttGGAAGGGTGGGGTGCGTAGGGCGGGCCGTGTGCCCTGGGGGTAGGAGCCGAGTCCCACCTGTTGGAAGACCATTAGCCCTGAGAGCACCGCCCCCTCAGCTCCTGGGCTGGCCCTGCAGGAGAGGTGGACAGATCTGGGAAAGCCGGATACTCTCCCAGCCAGACCCCGCCAGGAAAGCTCTTCCAGGAGCACAGAGCTTTGCACTATCACACTGTTTGTGGCCTGGGGCCCAGCCCAAGCGCAGGCCACAGGCCGGAGCTCCCAGATTCCCCCCCAGGCCAGCCCCCAGGTGCAGAGGCTGTTCCAGCTGCGAGGGAGCATTTATTTGATGGGAAGAGGCTTGAGGAGCAAGGTGGGCAGGAGGCAGTGGTAGGGTCTCCAGTGCTCCCCTTCCCCTCAAAGGCTCATTGTGGGGTgatttctgctctgctctcaggAGTCCTCAAAGTCCACGCCACTAGCAGGTTTCTTACTGGGGAGAGAAGAGGGGATACAGCACTCTGTGGGCATGGGGATTGGGGCCGGGCCCTGGGCACAGGAGATGGGGTACCAGTACCTCTTGAAGCCGGGGTTGATGAGGGACTCGCCTGGACACCGTCTCCGGACTCCAGGCGCAGGGTTGCCTCTCTGGGGATCTGGATCTGGGGGAAAACAGGGTGGTtgaaggatggggtggggggggcccaGTCCTGAACCTGTCTGCATGCCAGCCTCAACCCACCTCCACAGAGACAGATGCTCTCTAGACCCTGAGTTTcagggtctcactttctggagaAAGTGAGTCCCAAAGGAAAGAGCATGGTTTGACCAAGTCACAGACTGGGCTGGGGTCAGCTTACCTGGTAAAAAGAGTTGGGGTCCCGCTGGCCGTGGGATTTTCCTGGGGCTGGCGGCTGTCTTCTCTGTGGCTGGGAGAAAAAGGGCTTAGCACCAGGAATGGGGGCAATGGCACGAGGACCCTGGTAAGGGCATAGGGTGCCCGTCCCCACTCTACCTGCCAGCTGCCGCTCCAGCCTGCACACGCATTCTGCCAGGCCCAGTGTAAGGGCCTGCAACCTGGGGGCGGCCTCTGGACCCGGAACCTTTGAGAGATCAAAGGTCAGGTCCGGGGTACCCCCAGAAAGGGTCAGGGATATTTTGTCCTCCTGCAACATCAGGGTCACAGCTTCCTGCTCGCAGGCTGCTCTGGGAAAGGAAGGGTGCTGAGTGCTGTGGCCAGAGCGACCTGTTCCCCACTTGCTCCCCACTgcctccccgcccccgcccccagcctccTGCGCTGGCCCTCACCTGAACCGACGGGTGATGTCCTCAGCAGTACTCAGGCCAAAACGGGCTTTCTACAGGGCACAGGGGCTGGTCACACCGAGCTGCCTGGCACCCTAGACCCTCTGGGGAGCTTCCCCAACCTGCCCGACCTCAGAACTATCTAGATCCCAGACCCTTCTAGGGACACTGGAGTCCTGACATCAGAGCCACCTGCGACTACGGCCACAGAGCCGTACGTAACCCCAGACTCCCTTCAACCCAGGGCGGTCCGGGTTGGGGGCTCCCGGGCTTCCCAGGCACTCCCGTTACCCACGAGGGCAGACAGGCTGTCCGGCGTGAAACAGGTGCTCCAAAGCTCCGCGGCATCTGTCACCCTGGGACGAGAGGGCTGTAAGGGGGGCCCGGCAGCAGGGCCCCGGGACATCCCGCCCCCCCTGGGACCCGCCCCCGCCACTCACTGCAGGTTGAAACCGCCCTCGTGCCCGCTGTCCTCCCCCTCGCAGTAGCACACGAAACGGGAGGGCCCAGGGCCCGCCGGCACCGTGCACAGTGGCGGCACCAGCGGCGGCGGCACCATGATACTTTAGCCAGCGGAGAGACCcagaccggggggggggggggtccgcGATGGGCGGAGCCTGCTGCGGGGCTAAGGGCGCCTGCGCGGTGGGCGCTGCCGGAGTCGGGCTTAGGGCGCCTGCGCAGGGCGGAGACTGGCCGCCGGCGGGACTTCCGGTCGGTCCGGGCCTAGACTGGTTCTGGGGCTGCGGAGTCTTGTCTGGGCGGGACTTCCGGAACAGGATGGGGCGGGGCTTAGCGCGGTCCGGGGGGCGGGGCTTAGCGCGGTCCGGGGGGGCGGGGCTCCAAAACGTGAAAGAACACTGCGAAGTGCCCACCGAGAAATGTCTCCACGCTGGGAGTGTGCCGCTATCGACGTTTGCCGGCTAGTGCGGGATCCGCGAGCCTGTGGGTACCTGGGCGCGATGCTGGCGGGGCCTCCAGCTCGGAGAAGGGGAGCGTCTAGGGGTCTTCAGCACCCGGCCACCGAGATGGGGCGTGGGGGAGAGCCGCCAGGGGAAGGGCGCCAGCGTCTCGCCCCACGACCCGGAGTCCGTGGAAGCTGAGCGGCAGAGAGGAGGAGGTGCGACCGAGGAGGCGCCCCCAGTGAGTGAGAAAGGAGGGCAGCCGGGGGCCGGAGGCCCGAGGAAGGCCGGTTCCCTGACGGAAGGGTCCGGCTGCCCCGCGTGCTGCCGAGCCTGTCAGGAGGGACCCGGGCTGGGACGGGTGGAGACCCGGGCTCAGGGGCCCTGCGACTGCTGCTGGCCTCGCGAGGGGCTACTGTTCCATACCACTGACCGGGCCATGGGGCATGTGGGTGGCAACACTCTTGTCCCTTCTGGGCAGATTCTTCAAACACCAGGAGGAGGCCtacttcctctctctcctctctgccaCCATGACTTTCCAGCTTCTGGGGCAAATCTGGCATAGTGTAGAGCTGCCTATCCATGGCTGGGGAGAGGGAAACGTGCTTTCTTACTGCAGCCCAACAAGATGTGGGCTGTAGACTAGGTGCCTCGGTGAGAAAGGTGGAGTAGGCCCTCAGGAGGTGAGGAAGTGGAGGCACAAATGCAGATGGACCTTTCCACCGCATGTTTGCCACTGTCGCTCATCGCAGTGCAGGGTAGTACTTCATTCCGCAATTCCCCATAGACCATGTTGGGGAGCTACGCTGTGTCAACCCAAATAGGAGGCTTAAAACATGGCGCTGGGGAGTGGGTCAGGCCCTCCACAAGGACGGGTGCAGGAGTAGCTGTGGGCTTGTTGCTGAATAGGACCTTAGAAGATTGTTGGGATGCGGCCACCCAGAAGCAGGGCAGCATCAGTCCGTAGTCTTGGACTACTTATAGGCAGAGGAAATGTGGATGTGGCCAGTCAGGAGGAGCCAGAGGAGAGAGTGGTGACCACGGGACCGAAGCAGAGACCAGCCACCCTTATAACAGTACAGACTCCGGGAGAAAGCCTGGCCTGGTGAGACCTTGATGTCGGACCTCTTGTGACCAAAGCTGAGGCAGTAGATTTCTGCCATGCAAGCCAGGCGGTGTGTGGGGTTTGCCAGAGTAGCCCTAGAGCCAAAGCCCCCCCAATGGCTGATTATTTTGGTGTTGCACCTCCAGTCTGAGTTGTGCTCTGCAGGTTGGCTTGCTGCTGCTTGCTTGTATCAGCTGGGGTGACCCGAAAGCTCCTAGTTGCACATCTGCAGGTGGTGTTGACTGCATAGAAGCAGGAGCCAAGGGTGGGCACCCAACATGCAGACAGAGTGAACAGCCAATTCTCTCACTCCCGCCACCATCTGTTTGTTCGAAGCAAGTCTCTAAGTCTGGTCCATTTTCAAaagagagtgccagaaaatttgtGGACATGTTAAAATCACCACACAGACCTTCCAGTCCTTTctaggaaggaggaagggggcaTACCAAAAtgcagaagagatttcaaagttatAAGAAAATACTGTGTACGGCTTTATAATGATAAATTTGTTGGTCCTTATGAAAGGGATGGTTTTCTAGAAAATATCAACTCCCTGCTGGCAGAAGCAATAGAAAACCTGAGTCGATAATAGAAGACACTGGAAAAGGAGCCAAAGGCATACCCCTCTGAACTGTTGCTGCTCATTTACAATCACATCAAAAATGTGAAGGACTCAGAGATCAATCTGACAAAAGATGTTTAAGACTTGTACTCTGCAAACTACAGAAGCTCGCTGGGaggaattaaataaatgggaagataaGCTGGGTTCATGTGTTGGAAAATGCAGTATCATTATGATGTCATTTCTTCCCCAAACTGACCTGTAGATGCAATGTAATCTCACTGAAATTCCAGCAGTCtttaattggttttttttttttttttggtagaactTGACAAACGAATCGTAAAATggatatggaaatgcaaaggatctAAAGAGTTGaaacaaccttgaaaaagaacaacacaGCTGGACAGCTAATGTTACCCAACCTCAAAGCTTATAAAACTACAGCCATCAAGACAGGGTAATGGCTGAAGAGGGGTGCAGGGGCCAACGGACCAGAAGAGAACCACACACACGTGGACAGTGGCTTCCGTTTGCCAAAGTTGTTGGAATGCACCATACCAGGTGATATACCAAGGTGATCCAGTGGGAAATGGATAATCTCAATCAGTGATGCCAAAACAGTTAGCaatccatatgcaaaaacacaaaaataaaagaaaatcaaagtttgATCCACATCTGACACTGCAtgcaaaaattaacccaaatGTGTCATAGATTCTTCACCAAAACactatctgtaaaaaaaaaaaaggataaattggacttcatcagaattaaaaacttgtgcTCTTTGAAAGGTACTGTTAGGAGAACAAAAGGCAAGTCGCTGGGAGAAGAAATTGAGAACAAAGGTTTACAAATCACATATCCGGTGAAGAATTGTATCCAGAATATTTTAAGagctctcaaaactcaataataagaaaacgaATGACtgggaaaaaatgggcaaaagatgaaTAGATATGTCATGAAAGAGGATATATGCTGGTCAGTGAGCCCAGGGAAAGATGCCTGTCTTCCTAGAGtgaggaaaaagcaaagaaaacccCAATGAGGGTGGAGGGAGGTGACTGTGGTGTGAAACACAGGGTGGGCATCTCATGCCCCGGGCAAGGGAAAGAAGGCTCCACAGCATGAAGGCTATTAAATGCGGGTGATGGCAGAATGGGGGTACGGGTGGTGCTGGGGGCCCCAGAGTAGACTCTTGGCCTCAGCCTACCCCAGCCAAGAGGAGACGAGGCAGCTGTGGGAAGCCATGAACGCTGCAGGCGGGCCTGCAGCTGGAGACGGCTTGCAAACACTCCTTGAAGGCAGATTGTGGCAGGACTGCTGAGGCTCAGCAAGAAAACCCTCCAGTCTGtgtctctgcttttctttctccagctccagttttttttccctttctgtccaGCAAACCCAGGAAGGCCATTGCATACAGAGGTCACCTCTCTGGCCAGCAGTGGAACTTCTCTGTTATTAAGTGAAAGATAAGTGGAGTCAAAAGGCAATTCAGGAGATCAGGGGGAAATTTCTAAAAGATGGTGGAATATATCTAGCATTTCCTACCCAGTTATCATGAGGCCCTAAGCAAGAGTTCATTACAGGAAAACCACCTGTTATTCTTTACTGAACACTTGCCTCCTACTAGATAAAGAGGAGAGGAAGCAGGAGCGTATTTTGAATATATTCTGCTTCTGAAAtacccataaaaagaaaaagctatgaGATGCCACTGCACATCTATTTGTTCTGCAAAAATGGAATTGAGAGACCATATCTGGTGTGGCTGAGGAGAAGGCAGCATGGGAGTTCTCACTGCTGGCCAGAATGcagcagccactttggaagagaGCTGGGCTATTTCTTACAAAATTAAACAGAACCTCCCATCCGATCCCATCATTTTATTCCCAGGTGTATAGCCAAGAGGCATGAGAACATATGGCCACACAAAGGCTTGTACAAGAACCACCACAGTAGCTTTATTTGTATCTACCAGAAACCGGAACCCCTGAAATGCCACACCAGGGACGGGTACAAAAGCTGCCGCAGAGCCGCACAGCGTGGGGCAACTTGGCCAGGACGAGGATGAGCCACTGATGCTCACAGCGGCAGTGCTGACCCTCAGAATAAGTAAGTGGCCAGCCACAGGATATTGATCTGACATTCTAATAAATGCAGACAAATCTATAGTGACAGCAAGCAAATCATTAGTTGcctggggtaggggctgggggTCCGAAAGAGGGGGCTGCAGGGAGGCACAAGGAAACTGCTGAGTGTGTCAGGAATGTTGGTTATCTTGCACGTGGTGGTGGTTTTGTACCCATACTTACCAGGTTGTGCACTTTGTGTTCAGTTTATTGTATGTCAGTTATACTTCAATGCAGcggattttaaaaatactttggggaaaagaaaaggaaaagaacctGGACCCTTGCTACGTAAAGTGTGGTCTGGGGGCCAGGAGCACGTGTGGTGAGAAATGCTGGGTCTGCCCATCTGGACTTCCCCAGGCTCTGTGTGTCCATCAAGTCCGGGACGCACAGCTCTTGCTGATGTCACACAGGCGGGACCAGCCAGGCCACAGTGTCGTTAGGAGCCTGAAAAAGATGGGGAGCTCCTCACTTTGTCACACGTGGGGGCCCAAACCGGACAAAGACGGGATAGGACAACCCTGGGGCAAGTTCACTCACACACAGGTAAAGCAGAGTCTGAACATAGCAGATTCAGAGGAAGAGCGTGGGCCACCCTTGAGGCAGAGTGGGGCTCGGTGCGGGGTTTGAGGTTTCCCCATCCAAGCCTCCCTGCTCGGCTTGCCCCTGTCCTGAATGTGGCCAGGGCCCACTGCTTTCCCTTCTGCAGCCTGCAGCCCTGATGCAGCACCTCCCGACGCTGGGCACTCATGGCAGTGTGGTGAGCAAGGCGGGCGCAGCCCTGCTCGTTGGCACGGGCAGCCTGGGAGGTACATGCTCTGGGGAAAAGGTGTGATGGGGAAGAGAAAGTGCTGGGGCGAGGTTGGGCAAGGGGCTGCATTCTAAGCAGGGTGAGCAGACCAGAGGAGACGACAGTGGGCCAGGCAGGTTGCCTGGAGAAGAGTGTTCCAGGTGGGGgcagcctgtgcaaaggccctgaggctggtGTGGGCTAGCGTGTTTGGGATACTCAGGGAGGCCAGGGGAGCTGGATGAGTGAGCAGGGGGGTGGTAGGAAGGGCTCAGAGGCCAGCCGAGCAGGGGTGGGCACCCTAGAAGAGGACATGGTCTCAGGTGGTGTGGGGTCCCTCTGGCTTCTGAGTGGAGAACTGGAGCAGGGTGGCGGAGGAGGCAGGGCC of the Tamandua tetradactyla isolate mTamTet1 chromosome 2, mTamTet1.pri, whole genome shotgun sequence genome contains:
- the CLIC3 gene encoding chloride intracellular channel protein 3, which gives rise to MAETAKLQLFIKASEDGESVGHCPSCQRLFMILLLKGVPFTLTTVDTRRSPDVLKDFAPGSQLPILLYDGEAKTDTLQIEEFLEETLGPPDFPSLAPRYRESTTAGNDVFHRFSAFIKNPVPAQDDALYQLLLRALAKLDGYLRAPLEHELAREPQLRESRRRFLDGDQLTLADCGLLPKLHVVDTVCAHFRQAPVPTELRGVRRYLESALQEKEFKYTCPHSAEILAAYRPAVHPR
- the PAXX gene encoding protein PAXX isoform X1, which produces MVPPPLVPPLCTVPAGPGPSRFVCYCEGEDSGHEGGFNLQVTDAAELWSTCFTPDSLSALKARFGLSTAEDITRRFRAACEQEAVTLMLQEDKISLTLSGGTPDLTFDLSKVPGPEAAPRLQALTLGLAECVCRLERQLAALFLPATEKTAASPRKIPRPAGPQLFLPDPDPQRGNPAPGVRRRCPGESLINPGFKSKKPASGVDFEDS
- the PAXX gene encoding protein PAXX isoform X3, with the translated sequence MVPPPLVPPLCTVPAGPGPSRFVCYCEGEDSGHEGGFNLQVTDAAELWSTCFTPDSLSALKARFGLSTAEDITRRFRAACEQEAVTLMLQEDKISLTLSGGTPDLTFDLSKVPGPEAAPRLQALTLGLAECVCRLERQLAATEKTAASPRKIPRPAGPQLFLPDPDPQRGNPAPGVRRRCPGESLINPGFKSKKPASGVDFEDS
- the PAXX gene encoding protein PAXX isoform X2; the protein is MVPPPLVPPLCTVPAGPGPSRFVCYCEGEDSGHEGGFNLQVTDAAELWSTCFTPDSLSALKARFGLSTAEDITRRFRAACEQEAVTLMLQEDKISLTLSGGTPDLTFDLSKVPGPEAAPRLQALTLGLAECVCRLERQLAALFLPATEKTAASPRKIPRPAGPQLFLPDPDPQRGNPAPGVRRRCPVRNLLVAWTLRTPESRAEITPQ